The proteins below come from a single Drosophila suzukii chromosome X, CBGP_Dsuzu_IsoJpt1.0, whole genome shotgun sequence genomic window:
- the LOC108011213 gene encoding NFU1 iron-sulfur cluster scaffold homolog, mitochondrial: MSKFLSQTVLNTLRNTRIGPRQLVRSFAGIASTRNNAEPAQLNGQALGRGLLQKQLPLSGRRSMFIQTQDTPNPDSLKFLPGVDVLGKGNTYDFPNGTTAHSSPLAKLLFRVEGVRGVFFGADFVTISKQEGAEWSLIKPEVFAVIMDFFASGLPVLQNAEPNADTEILEDDDETVMMIKELLDTRIRPTVQEDGGDIVFMGYEGGVVKLKMQGSCSSCPSSIVTLKNGVQNMLQFYIPEVESVEQVFDDADRMVDSEFERFEKNLKTLKQQEPTSGVPN; this comes from the exons ATGTCGAAATTCCTGTCTCAAACGGTTTTGAATACGCTTCGTAACACGCGCATTGGCCCGCGTCAGCT GGTGCGCAGTTTTGCGGGCATCGCCTCCACGCGTAACAACGCGGAGCCGGCCCAACTGAATGGACAGGCTCTAGGACGTGGTCTCTTGCAGAAGCAGCTGCCGCTGTCGGGCAGGAGGAGCATGTTCATCCAGACGCAGGACACCCCGAACCCGGACAGCCTCAAGTTCCTGCCCGGCGTGGATGTCCTGGGAAAGGGCAACACCTACGACTTCCCCAACGGAACCACAGCACACAGCAGTCCTTTGG CCAAATTGCTGTTCCGCGTGGAAGGCGTGCGAGGCGTGTTCTTTGGTGCCGATTTCGTCACCATCTCGAAACAGGAGGGTGCCGAGTGGAGCCTAATTAAGCCTGAGGTGTTTGCCGTCATAATGGATTTCTTTGCTAGTGGCTTGCCCGTCCTTCAGAACGCCGAGCCCAATGCGGACACCGAAATCCTCGAAGACGACGACGAGACGGTCATGATGATCAAGGAGCTGCTCGATACGCGCATCCGTCCCACAGTCCAGGAAGATGGCGGCGACATCGTCTTCATGGGTTACGAGGGTGGAGTCGTCAAGCTTAAGATGCAGGGATCCTGCTCTTCCTGTCCCAGCTCCATTGTCACTTTAAAAAACGGCGTGCAAAATATGCTGCAGTTCTACATACCGGAGGTGGAGTCGGTGGAGCAGGTCTTCGACGACGCGGACCGGATGGTGGACAGCGAGTTTGAGCGCTTTGAGAAGAATCTCAAGACGCTCAAGCAGCAGGAGCCAACTAGCGGCGTTCCTAATTAG
- the LOC118878272 gene encoding double-stranded RNA-specific editase 1 translates to MKRTRRPTAATNKPFVSGGIYNPNAIAKPLIQQPLQASNDQEQQSPPVADQSPPAPASVSAPVAASQDAADIAAKLPMPIIVKEEPKEVVIEEAVPNDDLPVDVSEENGSGAGTGTVSGSGSGMGGKIPFKKIFQKRKKSSERTRDKKQRQNRQLRKSMLPKNALMALNEVKGVTISDFTIESNPDGGFTAVVTVNAVQYEGKGLSKMSAKNAACEKAWRDFIIAKMTPKPNRTRNSNSENGPEPMETNEDEGDAQEDDLPMLNLASFAIYKLFAEWEREGYVVPEMHPSASGAPSAGGENVPPVPAVPKEPKKPPVRTELPSGWETMHPATILCIMRPGLIYVDHGASGDKPNVLQHLGIVVDDQEFTASGRSKKIARRNVAVEVCNTLFGTNFSYSDTSS, encoded by the exons AATCCCAATGCTATCGCCAAGCCTTTGATCCAACAGCCGTTGCAGGCCTCTAATGACCAGGAGCAGCAGTCCCCTCCGGTGGCTGATCAATCGCCACCGGCTCCTGCCTCAGTTTCGGCTCCAGTGGCGGCCTCGCAGGATGCGGCCGACATCGCAGCCAAATTGCCTATGCCAATCATAGTCAAGGAGGAGCCGAAAGAGGTCGTTATCGAGGAAGCGGTTCCCAACGACGATCTCCCCGTCGACGTCAGCGAGGAGAACGGCAGCGGCGCCGGCACCGGCACCGTCTCCGGCTCCGGCTCCGGCATGGGGGGCAAGATCCCCTTCAAGAAGATCTTTCAGAAGCGCAAGAAGTCGTCTG AACGCACCCGTGACAAGAAGCAGCGCCAGAACCGTCAGCTGCGCAAGTCCATGCTGCCGAAGAACGCCTTAATGGCCCTTAACGAAGTAAAAGGTGTGACCATAAGCGATTTCACCATCGAAAGCAATCCCGACGGAGGGTTTACGGCCGTAGTTACTGTAAACGCGGTCCAGTACGAGGGCAAGGGTCTCTCCAAAATGTCCGCCAAGAACGCGGCTTGCGAGAAGGCTTGGCGCGACTTTATCATTGCAAAGATGACACCCAAGCCGAACAGGACGCGTAATTCTAACTCTGAAAATGGACCAGAGCCCATGGAAACCAACGAGGATGAGGGTGATGCACAGGAGGATGATCTTCCCATGCTAAATCTCGCCTCGTTTGCTATTTACAAGCTGTTTGCAGAGTGGGAGCGCGAGGGCTATGTCGTGCCAGAAATGCATCCATCGGCCAGTGGTGCTCCGTCGGCCGGAGGGGAAAACGTACCGCCTGTTCCAGCGGTGCCGAAGGAGCCAAAGAAGCCACCAGTGCGCACCGAGTTGCCCTCAGGCTGGGAGACCATGCACCCGGCCACTATTCTATGCATT ATGCGTCCGGGACTCATCTACGTTGACCACGGGGCCTCTGGCGACAAGCCCAATGTCCTGCAACATCTGGGAATAGTAGTGGACGACCAGGAGTTCACCGCCAGCGGCAGATCGAAGAAAATCGCACGCCGCAACGTGGCCGTTGAAGTGTGCAACACTCTGTTTGGAACCAACTTCTCGTATAGCGACACTTCATCTTAA